GCATCGGTCGCGAGGATGATGTGGTTGTAGCGCAGTTCTTCGAGGTCCTCCTCGATATTCAGCGCGTGCTGGAGCAGGTTGAACTCCTCGTTCTCATAGCACACCTTGCGCGTGAGGCCGAAGCAGTTGAGCGGCTTTCCACGAAGACTGAAGACCGCCTGGGTATTCACATCGCGGCTCTTGGTGATGCTGCCGCTGGCGCTGTCACCTTCCGTGATGAACAGGGTGCTGGACTCGCGCTGCTTGTCCTTCGTGTCAAAGTGCACACGGCAGTCGCGCAACTTCTTATTGTGCAGCTTGGCCCGGCGGGCGTTCTCACGCGCCACCTTCTGGATGCCGCTGATCTCCTTGCGCTCCTTTTCGTTCGCCTGGATTTTCTCCAGCCACGCCTTCGCCACAGCAGCGTTCTTGTGGAGGAAGTTGTCCAGCTCCTTGGTGATGGTGTTGACGATGTGCGTGCGCAGATTGCGCCCGTTCGGCTCCATCACGTTGCTGCCGAGCTTGGTCTTGGTCTGCGACTCGAAGACGGGCTCCTGCACCTTCACACTCACGGCGCCGACGACGCTGTTACGCACGTCCGCGGGGTCGAACTGCTTGTTGAAGAAGGTGCGAGCCTCCTGCACCAGCGCTTCACGGAAGGCCGCGAGGTGTGTGCCCCCCTGCGTGGTGTACTGGCCATTTACGAAGCTGTACACTTCCTCGCCGTAGCTGGTGGCGTGGGTGAAGGCGCACTCGATATCCTTGCCTTCCAGATGGATGACGGGATAGAGCGGCTCTTCGGTGAGCTTTGCCGCCACGAGGTCCATGAGACCGTCCTTGCTGCGGAACTTTTCACCGTTCAGCGTGAGCGTAAGACCCGGGTTCAGCCAGGAGTAGTAGCGCAGCATCTCCCGCACAAAGTCCAGGCGGAAGGCGTAGTCCGACTCGAAGCAGGTATTGTCCGCGTGGAAGGTCACTCGTGTGCCGCTGTTCTCGGAAGAATCCTTGGGATTCTTCATGTCCTTGACCACCTCGCCCTTGGAGAAGGTGATCTCGCGCATCTTGCCTTCGCGGAAGGCAGCAATGTCAAAGCGATCGCTCAGGGCGTTCACCGCCTTGATACCCACGCCATTCAAGCCCACGCTGCGCTGGAAGGCATCGCTGTCGTACTTGGCCCCCGTGTTGATCTGGGAGGCGCACTCCATGAGCTTGCCCAGCGGGATGCCACGGCCGTAGTCGCGCACGGTGACGAGGTTGTCCTCAATGGTGATCTCAATCTCCTTGCCGAAGCCCATGGCGTGCTCGTCGATGCAGTTATCGAGCACTTCCTTGAGCAGCACGTAGATGCCATCCTCCGGTGCCGAGCCATCGCCCAGCTTGCCGATGTACATCCCCGGGCGCAGGCGGATGTGCTGGCGCCAATCGAGGGACTTGATGGAATCTTCGGTGTAGTTGTGCTCGGCCATGGGGGGGCGGAAGAGTGAAAAGGGATAAGTGAAAAGAGAAAAGGGGGCTGCGGTGAGCAGGGGGCTTAATTAGGGAGTCTTAAGCTTCCGGAAGGAATACTTGGGAATGGTACCCGGGTCAACCTTGGAGGGCGGCAGCGGTGCCATCCAGACCTTGATCTCTGGACCTAAACAGGCTTCCCTATCGACTTGTTGGCCAACGTTTTTCGGGCAAATATGGAGTCTCGCACAGATCATCTTTCGTCCGAACAGAAAAGAAAGTACGCCGACGCTGTTCGCGAGTTCCGCCGAATCTTTTCTGAGAAGGTATGCATGGCCAAAGGCACCGACTGTTCCGGCACTATGGTCCGCTCACACACCGTGTCCCGCGCACGCTACCTCTCGATCGTAGCCGAAGAGAACCATGTACTTCAATGGCAGCATTCGCCATGGGCAAAGACCAAAGAGGAGGTGATCACCCTTCAACCTACAGGGATAAACGTTGCCTCCACGTTCAACGGTTTTTGCAGTCATCATGACACACAACTATTTCAAGAAATTGACAATGCTCCGTTCTGCGCCACCTACTCGCAGATCTTTGCTCAAGTATTTAGGGCACATGCTAGAGAACTCTACTGTAAGCAAGCGCAGATCCTCTCGTATCCCGACCCCGCGGACATCGCCGACTTCCACGGCCTAGAGAATCCTGAAAACTATGCACGGGGACCCTTAGCTGAGCTTGAATCCACAAGCATGGACGTCGGTCTTAGGGACACCATTTTGCATCATGAACGCTTGCAAGCCATTCAAAACGCCAAGGAATACCACCGGCTTCGCTCGTGTGTTATTCCACTCTCTGGAACACCCGTCATTTCGACGGCTGGAGCATTCTTTCCGGATTTCAATGCAACGGGGAAACAACTTCAAGATTTCACTGACCTCCAATCAGTCTTGAATTCGGTTCACTTTAGTATACTTCCCACGGAAACCGGCGCATACGCAGTGTTCTCGTTTCTGGATACCGAAGCCATAGGTCCTGAAAATTTTGTATTCAGCGTCATCGAGCACAAAAACTTGACCGACATGTTGTTGTGGGTTGCTTTTACTTACATCGAGAACACTCATGTAAGACCTTCATGGTGGAACGCACTCGGGAAAGTACAGCAAGACGCCATCAAAACGGCAATGGGTTACAATATGGATATCCGCGACCCTCGCCTTATGACCATCGCCGAGTACCCAAACCTCGGTTTCACCAATCAAATGGCAGGCAAACCATTTTGGCTTT
The Roseimicrobium gellanilyticum DNA segment above includes these coding regions:
- a CDS encoding DNA topoisomerase IV subunit B; translated protein: MAEHNYTEDSIKSLDWRQHIRLRPGMYIGKLGDGSAPEDGIYVLLKEVLDNCIDEHAMGFGKEIEITIEDNLVTVRDYGRGIPLGKLMECASQINTGAKYDSDAFQRSVGLNGVGIKAVNALSDRFDIAAFREGKMREITFSKGEVVKDMKNPKDSSENSGTRVTFHADNTCFESDYAFRLDFVREMLRYYSWLNPGLTLTLNGEKFRSKDGLMDLVAAKLTEEPLYPVIHLEGKDIECAFTHATSYGEEVYSFVNGQYTTQGGTHLAAFREALVQEARTFFNKQFDPADVRNSVVGAVSVKVQEPVFESQTKTKLGSNVMEPNGRNLRTHIVNTITKELDNFLHKNAAVAKAWLEKIQANEKERKEISGIQKVARENARRAKLHNKKLRDCRVHFDTKDKQRESSTLFITEGDSASGSITKSRDVNTQAVFSLRGKPLNCFGLTRKVCYENEEFNLLQHALNIEEDLEELRYNHIILATDADVDGMHIRLLMITFFLQFFPEVIRRGHVHVLTTPLFRVRNKKETIYCYSEEEKKKAIAKLGRNPEITRFKGLGEISPDEFKHFIGPKMRLEPVLMPEHKNIKELLSFYMGKNTPERQEYIVQNLRVELDMVEDEAEKEEENLDPTSDAAFAAKQKKKAKDAATDPSLMAPF